Proteins co-encoded in one Cataglyphis hispanica isolate Lineage 1 chromosome 4, ULB_Chis1_1.0, whole genome shotgun sequence genomic window:
- the LOC126848910 gene encoding kinetochore-associated protein 1 isoform X2, whose protein sequence is MALWNRVLSGFDADDETINFGARIITENNGSLYEACTVATIQSREKVDQKPSVLASLQYSKLCIAIDKSITIFEDEMCNKILFNINFPSMIVRYCISKDGSFLFVVLATRILYCLHLSDGKKIFTKPIPDDNQDNVIQIFVKAQSEEALIILVMDTGVIYSFSKFYPKTLEIALTNDDKAMIAEHITNIQCSQLFKGLTSEKFLNATINELSDKLSITMVGINSIFIWPNEQYNNFYNVFSFGYKKIQLLYNSNKMLCLRTDYTLSIVCPDTLLGLKIYDGPVFDFTVIQHNNVNHCEILFLTQSKQNPAMYVLRLISYPDFEQRLEITVPTTIYLLEVLYASNNIFYIEGISTDNEVINEFRVKTILESIPEMRLARLLRKKQFDAAEVFAEKSGLSLESIYCSKAASFIEQFGFWAKSTPDLISIEALINILDKIQNVQYVTECCSKLLISDYIQMRQIYLYARQRIVQNMKNENMNDSLNTNLSLINDSLYRLETFQMIQYTGENTLLNYGTDMKEWIRFLQANLLEECTTYLCMGHLKSATLIWTRHFPDIMKHVSRKTVQNIFATLPEDISPSCLWPWLTHFIPTLLSLLPDAIDEIISWGLKKLKHLEVSYCTWPEIGTDFAKKFIKLLKFEDGQQSIYFHQEYRYQNSLLKQFTCLLQALSDIQQLKNVYRLRVPLDIYIDLPIEAMHMLLDKIQLDQISDFVNTFLKQYVLNNNLQNDAVLCTYIQKTIKNANSWWFNEEAAWEKRVTIIIDFIHNIEDRLKQTLAVLRRAPVPWSSTMISLSETSSNFDHELSFEIKIECEYVPIKLVLKKYGYATIGVNNKLISRIIKENRDSVINDIDILTKKDQQLRQDAFCRYISFQLNIGNLQKIMDAVYFLENNITDVLYCYEGIINYIVAVSSFQNVATSLTCHMKILGCLEFKIHDLLAQSNICPFRYNNIIKMIKDLKSLYILKENYKIDILLKDYHMQKTIILQNYITKLLSSTEENDLSIIHRKVVKVAELLGLEKLYATLSLLERTKNVNVLLQFVGHDDDLNVLDKFKYIYKICLLALQHAAVNTDTVKVIKNLSASILNICQDSDLESAVILYTCISVCPSLFIQYCSNIKQEIGPHSGWKLYTIYKSQAISLDERLLFLFNDTMSLHDYLYCSNQVDNNEITNYNEQMDQLLNNFLENVKKMQHQHNDYSLLQIFKTFFFMYCSISVKNETILMEMKSLLSQLLMNLLKKLCIERSFDLQLGLSCLFMLSELEACSWLSTTCTFFFQSDHIRHCTISTLGYEYSRLGQNQSLIQMFEDYKLLHIWAKQLSHYSIAYKDVLINDASSKREILMQIVNNNADCNRENIIPLLKDYCCSFGFNFNDCLLLYLQILLKTWNPTIIISNKNIDKELLICKNEVDELRKKCNKIVAELKDEFMLKQCISTLWEQITFYHYEVFIILMDLVGDKDMKKRNYLYFLQNYIRNGSPTQIEHDEWIQLNPGHSTLPPIAQWRLPFLLKIDIWKIITPELNLRTYDKWLDIAPILKLETHLICTLAIKGEVIRVWKNDSTKSEKATWSLYSKNTTLLKDIKKCIQRITDSDGFYYGTAALYYVLNHTPPGADCVAAAKECYEYAQLAAQNSTKFKKEMLEKIKYKYLRFTSEHILRTYGLEKDKYLALIENPCKLVHELYNDESIPLRYRITTNHRPDINAAVNELGKLFSLNIIKLRLDLLQEWLQSDVRYTELCQSFTETMFLTLKESDKNTDYEDNLFRTCYMLEYGDVELFAQFLINIGFGDQCGQTEYNYNIQYRALRVLQNIVDTTTLEELTKQDICTFRKYIKSLQYVSQLESLGLCYSVNSFETCSKQELVQILLKNQRHSSYALSIIAQICIEFKIHDILLWDDILSHMTKLRMVNELKKVLLQSRSDNVIINSNGYKMGWQLIISEPFREIDENPNLQQIDSCIEAICLLYSCPVIHELNFITIVRNCFECKQASLAAAFLPFLDEPEKKFVLEMINQKYQMTELMEELNHFSSKGILTVAHSLTILQKSVLQG, encoded by the exons ATGGCTTTATGGAATCGAGTGCTATCCGGATTCGACGCTGACGATGAAACCATTAATTTCGGCGCACGGATAATCACGGAAAACAATGGTTCGCTATACGAAGCGTGTACCGTAGCAACGATTCAATCTCGCGAAAAG GTTGATCAAAAACCAAGTGTTTTAGCATCTCTTCAATATTCTAAACTTTGTATAGCAATTGATAAAtctattacaatatttgaagatgagatgtgcaataaaatattattcaatattaattttccttcCATGATAGTCCGTTATTGCATTTCCAAAGACGGTTCCTTTTTATTTGTGGTACTTGCtactagaattttatattgtttgcatttatcagatggaaaaaaaatttttacaaa ACCTATACCTGATGATAATCAGGATAATGTAATACAGATATTTGTGAAAGCGCAAAGTGAAGAAGCCCTTATAATTCTTGTTATGGATACTGGAGTTATTTACAG cttcTCCAAGTTTTATCCCAAAACTTTAGAAATTGCATTAACTAATGATGATAAAGCTATGATTGCAGaacatataacaaatattcaaTGCTCTCAGCTATTCAAGGGACTTACATCTGAAAAG TTTCTTAATGCTACGATAAATGAATTGTCAgacaaattatcaataactaTGGTTGgaataaattcgatatttatcTGGCCTAACGAACAGtacaataacttttataatgtattttcatttggatataaaaagatacaattattatataacagcaa TAAAATGCTTTGTCTGCGTACAGATTATACATTAAGTATTGTATGTCCAGACACATTACTTGggttgaaaatatatgatggCCCAGTGTTTGACTTTACAGTAATACAACACAATAATGTCAATCAttgcgaaattttatttttaacacaatCTAAACAGAATCCCGCTATGTATGTATTACGTCTTATTTCTTATCcag attttgaaCAGAGATTGGAAATTACTGTTCCTactactatttatttattggaaGTTTTATAtgcttctaataatatattttatatagaaggTATTTCTACTGATAATGAagttattaatgaatttagaGTGAAAACGATATTGGAAAGTATTCCTGAAATGCGTTTAGCgagattattaagaaaaaagcaaTTTGATGCAGCTGAAGTTTTTGCAGAAAAATCAGGTCTTTCCTTAGAATCTATTTATTGTTCTAAAGCAGCATCATTTATAGAACAATTTGGTTTCTGGGCAAAATCTACTCCTGATTTAATTAGCATAGAGgcactaataaatattctagataaaatacaaaatgtgcAATATGTGACTGAATGTTGTAGCAAACTTCTTATTTCTGACTATATACAAAtgagacaaatatatttatatgctcgACAAAGGATAGTGCAAAATATGaag aatgaaaatatgaatgatTCATTAAATACCAATTTGTCTTTGATAAACGATAGTTTATATAGACTTGAGACTTTCCAGATGATCCAATATACTggagaaaatacattattaaattatggtACAGATATGAAAGAATGGATACGATTTTTGCAAGCAAATTTATTAGAGGAATGTACTACTTATTTATGCATG GGTCATTTAAAATCTGCTACTTTAATTTGGACGAGACATTTTCCTGATATAATGAAACATGTATCTAGGAAAactgtacaaaatatttttgcgaccTTACCTGAAGATATATCTCCATCATGTTTATGGCCATGGCTTACTCATTTTATACCTACGTTATTATCTTTACTACCCGATGCAATAGATGAAATTATATCTTGGggtttaaagaaattaaaacatcTTGAAGTATCTTATTGTACATGGCCAGAAATCGGTACAGACTTTGCTAAGAAGTTTATAAAGTTGCTTAAATTTGAAGATGGTCaacaatctatatattttcaccAAGAATACAGATATCAGAATTCTCTATTGAAGCAGTTTACGTGTTTGCTTCAAGCTTTATCCGATATTCAACAATTGAAGAATGTTTACAG ATTGAGAGTACCTCTTGATATATACATTGACTTACCTATAGAAGCAATGCATAtgttattagataaaatacaaCTTGACCAAATCTCAGATTTTGTAAATACATTTCTTAAACAATatgtacttaataataatttacaaaacgaTGCTGTtctctgtacatatatacag aaaaccaTAAAGAATGCAAATAGTTGGTGGTTCAATGAAGAAGCTGCATGGGAGAAAAGAGTTACTATCATAATAgactttatacataatatagaa gATCGATTGAAGCAAACTTTGGCAGTTTTAAGAAGAGCACCAGTACCCTGGAGCTCAACTATGATCAGTTTATCAGAAACAAGCAGTAACTTTGATCATGAGttatcttttgaaattaaaattgaatgtgAATATGTTCCGATAAAACTCGTCTTAAAAAAGTATGGATATGCAACAATTGGCGTAAATAAT aaattaatatcacggataataaaagaaaatcgtgACTctgttattaatgatatagatATACTAACTAAAAAAGATCAGCAATTAAGACAAGATGCATTTTGTCGATACATaagttttcaattaaatatagg aaatttgcagaaaataatGGATGCAGTatatttcttagaaaataatatcactgATGTTTTATATTGCTATGAAgggattattaattacattgttgCAGTTTCTTCTTTTCAG aatgtgGCAACATCTTTGACTTGTCACATGAAAATATTGGGTTGTTTAGAATTCAAAATACATGATTTATTAGcacaatcaaatatttgtcCTTTTCGTTATAACAATATcatcaaaatgataaaggatttaaaatcattgtatatattaaaggaaaattataaaattgatattttattgaaggATTATCATATGCAGAAGACAATTATACTACAGAACTATATCACAAAATTGCTTTCAA gtACAGAGGAGAATGATTTATCGATAATACACAGAAAAGTTGTTAAAGTTGCTGAATTGTTAGgattagaaaaattgtatgcaactttatctttattagaacggacaaaaaatgtaaatgtattgcTACAATTTGTTGG TCATGATGATGATTTAAATGTAttggataaatttaaatatatatataaaatatgcttatTAGCATTACAACATGCTGCTGTAAATACAGATACTGTAAAAGTTATCAAAAACTTAAGtgcttcaatattaaatatttgtcaagACA GTGACTTAGAATCtgcagtaatattatatacttgtatCAGTGTATGTCCAAgtctttttattcaatattgttctaatataaaacaagaaattggGCCACATTCTGGttggaaattatatacaatatataaatctcaggCAATATCTTTAGATGAAAGATTATTGTTTCTATTCAATGATACAATGTCTCTTCATGATTACTTATATTGTTCGAATCAAgttgataataatgaaattacaaattacaat GAGCAAAtggatcaattattaaataactttttggaaaatgtaaaaaagatgcAACATCAACATAACGATTActctttattgcaaattttcaagacatttttttttatgtactgtAGCATATCAGTAAAAAACGAAACTATATTAATGGAAATGAAATCTCTATTATCGCAATTATTGATGAATTTACTAAAAAAGCTATGTATTGAACGATCGTTTGATCTTCAGTTAGGACTATCTTGTCTCTTTATGTTATCTGAATTGGAGGCGTGCTCCTGGCTTTCTACAACTTGCACatt tttttttCAATCTGATCATATTCGGCATTGTACGATTTCAACTCTGGGATATGAATATTCGCGCTTGGGACAAAATCAATCGTTAATACAGATGTTTGAGGATTACAAGTTACTACATATCTGGGCAAAACAATTGTCACATTATTCAATAGCTTATAAAG atgttttaataaatgatgcttcaagcaaaagagaaattttaatgcagaTTGTGAATAATAATGCAGATTGTAATAGGGAAAACATAATTCCCTTACTAAAAGACTATTGCTGTAGCTTTGgttttaatttcaatgattGTCTTTTACTTTACTtgcaaatattgttaaaaacatGGAATCCAACAATAATCAtttcaaataagaatatagataaag aattaCTTATTTGTAAAAACGAAGTAGAtgaattaagaaagaaatgtaacaaaattgtTGCCGAATTAAAAGATGAATTTATGTTAAAGCAATGCATCTCTACATTATGGGAACAG attactttttatcattatgaAGTGTTTATCATACTAATGGATCTCGTAGGAgataaagatatgaaaaagaggaattatctctattttttgcaaaattacattCGGAATGG GTCACCTACTCAAATAGAACATGATGAATGGATACAGCTTAATCCAGGACATAGCACATTACCGCCAATAGCCCAATGGAGACTTCCATTTTTGCTTAAAATCGAcatttggaaaattatta CTCCTGAATTGAACTTAAGAACGTACGATAAATGGCTTGATATTGCACCCATACTTAAATTAGAAACGCATCTCATATGTACATTAGCTATTAAGGGTGAAGTGATTCGTGTGTGGAAAAATGATTCTACTAAATCGGAAAAAGCTACATGGTCTCTTTACTCGAAGAATACAACACTGCtcaaagatataaagaaatgtataCAACGCATTACTGATTCAGATGGATTTTATTACGGCACTGCggcattatattatgttttaaatcatACCCCTCCTGGTGCCGATTGCGTTGCTGCCGCGAAAGAATGTTATGAATATGCTCAATTGGCGGCGCAAAATTCTActaaatttaagaaagaaatgttGGAG aaaattaaatacaaatatttgagatTCACGTCCGAGCATATTTTACGTACATATGGATTAGAAAAGGATAAATATCTTGCTTTGATCGAAAACCCATGCAAACTGGTACacgaattatataatgatgaaaGCATACCGTTACGATATCGAATTACAACCAATCACAGACCCGATATTAATGCTGCAGTCAATGAACTTGGCAAACTATTttcattgaatataataaaattgcgccTAGACTTATTGCAAGAATGGTTACAATCCGATGTTAGATATACTGAGTTATGCCAAAGTTTTACGGAGACAATGTTTCTAACATTGAAAGAATCTGATAAGAACACAGATTATGAAGACAATTTATTTAG gaCATGTTATATGCTTGAATATGGAGATGTGGAATTGTTTGcacaatttcttataaatataggCTTTGGCGATCAATGCGGTCAGACTGAATACAATTATAACATACAATATCGAGCATTACGAGTTTTACAGAATATTGTTGATACTACTACTTTAGAGGAGTTAACTAAACAAGACATATGTACCTTTAG aaagtatataaaatcattacaaTATGTTAGTCAATTAGAATCTTTGGGATTATGTTATAGCGTTAATTCGTTTGAAACATGTTCTAAACAAGAGCTTGTTcaaatattgttgaaaaatcaGCGCCATTCATCTTATGCTCTCTCTATTATAGCACAGATTTGCATCGAATTTAAGATACATGACATTTTACTTTGGGATGATATTTTGAGTCACATGACAAAGTTACGAATG gtgaacgaattgaaaaaagttttattgcaATCACGAAGCGATAACGTCATCATAAATTCTAATGGCTACAAAATGGGATGGCAATTGATTATCTCCGAACCATTTAGAGAGATCGATGAAAATCCGAATCTGCAACAAATTGACAGTTGCATAGAGGCAATCTGTCTATTATATTCATGTCCTGTAATacatgaattaaatttcatcacTATTGTGAGAAATTGTTTCGAATGTAAACAGGCATCTTTGGCCGCGGCATTCTTACCATTTTTAGATGAacccgaaaaaaaatttgttttggag atgattAATCAAAAGTACCAAATGACAGAACTCATGGAAGagttaaatcatttttcttctaaagGAATACTTACGGTTGCACAT agtCTTACTATTCTACAAAAATCTGTGTTACAAGGATaa